A portion of the Streptomyces coeruleoprunus genome contains these proteins:
- a CDS encoding MFS transporter, with the protein MTTTSSTAPPALTARRRRTVLAVCALSMFLVGLDTTIVNVGLPEIGRGLHVDTRALEWVVDAYTVVLAGLLIVSGALADRFGRRRVFQCGLIVFGVASVACAMAPSLGLLVAARAVQGMGASMLSPVALAIVVNAMPDPRERARAIGVWASVFGLSMAAGPVTGGALIAAFGWRSVFWVNAPVIVATLVLVALFVPESHGQRARRLDLPGQLLLTSTLCVSVGVLIEGPRIGWASPLAMAGYAVILAATAGFTWVELHRPEPLMDLRLFRRPLFTAAVLGAVAVFVALNVSLLLTTLYLQQARGWTPLAAGAATLPMALGATLCAPWSGTMVGRLGPRRPLLLAGGFTAAGGLCMVNLGDGTSVPLLLLAYLLIGIGFGFANAPITNTAVNGLPPSRAGVAGAITSTARQVGSAVGVALAGGLVAGAGPAGLAQASHPGWLLVTACGLFLLLVARTSRAATPPAR; encoded by the coding sequence GTGACCACGACATCCTCGACCGCTCCACCCGCACTGACCGCACGCCGACGCCGGACGGTACTGGCCGTCTGCGCGCTCAGCATGTTCCTCGTCGGCCTGGACACCACCATCGTGAACGTGGGCCTGCCCGAGATAGGACGCGGCCTGCACGTGGACACCCGAGCCCTGGAATGGGTCGTGGACGCCTACACCGTGGTCCTGGCCGGCCTTCTCATCGTCTCCGGTGCGCTCGCGGACCGCTTCGGACGGCGTCGCGTGTTCCAGTGCGGACTGATCGTCTTCGGGGTCGCCTCGGTTGCGTGCGCGATGGCCCCGTCCCTCGGCCTTCTCGTCGCGGCACGGGCCGTCCAGGGGATGGGGGCCTCGATGCTGAGCCCCGTTGCCCTGGCGATCGTGGTGAACGCGATGCCCGACCCGCGCGAACGAGCACGGGCGATCGGCGTCTGGGCGTCGGTCTTCGGGCTCAGCATGGCGGCGGGCCCGGTCACCGGCGGGGCGCTCATCGCGGCGTTCGGCTGGCGATCGGTGTTCTGGGTCAACGCACCGGTCATCGTCGCCACCCTCGTTCTCGTCGCGCTGTTCGTGCCGGAGTCTCACGGGCAGCGCGCCCGGCGGCTCGACCTGCCCGGCCAGCTCCTCCTCACATCGACGCTGTGCGTCTCGGTCGGTGTGCTCATCGAAGGACCCCGCATCGGCTGGGCCTCGCCTCTGGCCATGGCCGGCTACGCCGTGATCCTGGCCGCGACCGCCGGCTTCACCTGGGTGGAGCTGCACCGGCCCGAACCCCTGATGGACCTCCGGCTGTTCCGCAGGCCGCTCTTCACCGCGGCGGTGCTGGGCGCCGTGGCGGTGTTCGTCGCGCTGAACGTGAGTCTCCTGCTCACCACGCTCTATCTACAGCAGGCCCGCGGTTGGACGCCGCTCGCCGCAGGCGCCGCGACCCTGCCCATGGCACTGGGTGCCACCCTGTGCGCCCCCTGGTCCGGCACGATGGTGGGGCGCCTCGGACCACGGCGTCCGCTTCTCCTCGCGGGCGGGTTCACCGCCGCCGGCGGCCTCTGCATGGTGAACCTCGGTGACGGTACGAGCGTCCCGCTGCTCCTGCTGGCGTACCTGCTCATCGGCATCGGGTTCGGCTTCGCCAACGCACCGATCACCAACACCGCGGTCAACGGCCTGCCGCCGTCCCGTGCCGGTGTGGCCGGAGCGATCACCTCCACCGCACGCCAGGTCGGTTCGGCGGTCGGCGTCGCCCTCGCCGGGGGCCTGGTCGCGGGCGCGGGACCCGCCGGCCTCGCCCAGGCGTCCCATCCCGGATGGCTGCTCGTGACGGCCTGCGGACTGTTCCTCCTGCTCGTGGCGCGAACCTCCCGAGCAGCCACCCCACCGGCCCGGTGA
- a CDS encoding YihY/virulence factor BrkB family protein — MAPNPHESGGNAEPDRGRGKRPPAEGPAHVLKHSWGAVLKRTVKEFREDNLTDWAAALTYYGVLAIFPAMLALLSLLGLLGAAGIQPLIDNLGGLAPGAARDIIMSMLEQLERSQGRAGVAFVIGLVVALWSASGYIAGFMRASNAVYDIGEGRPVWKTLPTRLLITLVVVIVLALMAIGVVFTGTLAQRTGEILGIGETAMTVWNIAKWPVMIFLFSLVIALLYWACPNVRRGFRWVTPGSLLAVLIWLVVSGLFALYVANFSSYDRTYGSLAAVIIFLIWLWISNIAILLGLEFDAELERQRAIDTGHPPGEEPYVEPRDTREL, encoded by the coding sequence ATGGCTCCGAACCCGCACGAGAGCGGCGGCAACGCCGAGCCCGACCGTGGGCGAGGGAAGCGGCCGCCGGCCGAAGGGCCGGCCCACGTGCTCAAGCACTCCTGGGGGGCCGTGCTGAAGCGCACCGTCAAGGAGTTCAGGGAGGACAACCTCACCGACTGGGCGGCAGCCCTGACCTACTACGGGGTGTTGGCGATCTTCCCCGCCATGCTGGCCCTGCTGTCCCTCCTGGGCCTGCTGGGCGCCGCCGGCATCCAACCGCTGATCGACAACTTGGGCGGTCTGGCCCCCGGTGCGGCCCGCGACATCATCATGAGCATGCTGGAGCAGCTGGAGCGCAGCCAGGGCAGGGCCGGCGTGGCGTTCGTCATCGGCCTCGTGGTCGCGCTGTGGTCGGCCTCCGGCTACATCGCCGGGTTCATGCGCGCCTCCAACGCCGTCTACGACATCGGCGAGGGACGTCCGGTGTGGAAGACCCTCCCCACCCGGCTGCTCATCACCCTCGTCGTGGTGATCGTGCTGGCGCTGATGGCCATCGGCGTGGTCTTCACCGGCACCCTCGCGCAGAGGACGGGCGAGATCCTCGGCATCGGCGAGACCGCCATGACGGTGTGGAACATCGCCAAATGGCCTGTGATGATCTTCCTGTTCAGCCTGGTCATCGCCCTGCTGTACTGGGCATGCCCCAACGTCAGGCGGGGCTTCCGCTGGGTCACACCGGGAAGCCTCCTGGCCGTGCTCATCTGGCTCGTCGTCTCCGGCCTCTTCGCGCTGTACGTGGCGAACTTCTCCAGTTACGACAGGACCTACGGCAGCCTGGCGGCCGTCATCATCTTCCTGATCTGGCTGTGGATCTCCAACATCGCCATCCTCCTCGGCCTGGAATTCGACGCCGAACTCGAACGCCAGCGCGCCATCGACACCGGCCATCCGCCGGGCGAGGAGCCGTATGTCGAACCACGCGACACGCGCGAGCTCTGA
- a CDS encoding GlxA family transcriptional regulator, with protein MSEFSHRVVIAVFPEVDLLDVTGPAEVFTLANRESGGRARYEVRLAGPGRAGEAVATSAGVRLVTDVGFADVGTGVDTLLVPGAVDPHADGPQPRIDRHVVDWIKDTAPHARRIASVCVGAHLLAAAGLLDGRAATTHWSTAARLAADHPEVTVDPDPIFIRSGRVWTGAGISACLDLALALVAEDHGEDLALAVARHLVVYLKRQGGQSQFSVPLSRPPASRRDIDELRRYIADHLDADLSAATLAARMCLSERHFARVFTQETGTTPAAYVEALRVEAARRLLETTDQPLDGIAENTGLGSVETLHRAFRRQIATSPAAYRRRFRTTTP; from the coding sequence ATGTCCGAGTTCAGTCACCGCGTCGTGATCGCGGTCTTCCCCGAGGTCGATCTGCTCGACGTCACGGGGCCGGCCGAGGTGTTCACGCTCGCCAACCGGGAATCCGGCGGTCGTGCCCGTTACGAGGTCCGTCTGGCCGGGCCGGGGCGCGCGGGGGAGGCGGTGGCGACCTCGGCGGGTGTGCGTCTGGTCACCGATGTCGGGTTCGCCGACGTGGGCACCGGGGTGGACACCCTGCTGGTGCCCGGCGCGGTGGACCCGCACGCGGACGGGCCGCAGCCCCGGATCGACCGGCACGTGGTGGACTGGATCAAGGACACCGCGCCGCACGCCCGGCGGATCGCCTCGGTGTGCGTGGGTGCGCACCTGCTGGCGGCCGCCGGCCTGCTGGACGGCAGGGCGGCGACCACGCACTGGTCCACGGCCGCCCGGCTGGCCGCCGACCACCCCGAGGTCACCGTCGACCCGGACCCGATCTTCATCCGCTCAGGACGCGTGTGGACCGGGGCGGGGATCAGTGCGTGCCTGGATCTGGCCCTGGCACTGGTGGCCGAGGACCATGGCGAGGACCTCGCGCTCGCGGTGGCCCGGCACCTGGTCGTCTACCTCAAACGGCAGGGCGGGCAGAGCCAGTTCAGCGTTCCCCTCAGCCGCCCGCCGGCGTCCCGCCGCGACATCGACGAACTGCGCCGGTACATCGCCGACCACCTCGACGCCGACCTGTCGGCGGCGACGCTGGCGGCGCGTATGTGCCTGAGCGAGCGGCACTTCGCCCGCGTCTTCACCCAGGAGACCGGAACGACACCCGCCGCATACGTCGAGGCACTGCGGGTCGAGGCCGCCCGCCGCCTGCTGGAGACCACCGACCAGCCCCTGGACGGCATCGCCGAGAACACCGGGCTCGGCTCGGTGGAAACCCTCCACCGGGCCTTCCGGCGGCAGATCGCCACCAGCCCGGCGGCCTACCGACGCCGCTTCCGCACCACCACACCCTGA
- a CDS encoding isochorismatase family protein translates to MPASTTLRDVIGLDNQLPKLADTTLILIDFQNTYRTGVMALEGADEALAAAARLLAAARAQGTPVVHVVNDGGVGTPYDIRAEIGAISPEVAPVEGEPVVVKQFPDAFHNTDLEKTLRDLGAGPDLVLAGFMTHMCVSFTAQGAFRLGYRPTVVAEATATRSLTAPDGTTLPAATLHNAALTTIADLFGTVAPRVRDLTA, encoded by the coding sequence ATGCCCGCTTCCACGACACTTCGCGATGTGATCGGCCTGGACAACCAGCTCCCGAAGCTGGCCGACACCACCCTCATCCTGATCGACTTCCAGAACACCTACCGCACCGGTGTCATGGCCCTGGAGGGAGCCGACGAGGCCCTGGCCGCCGCCGCCCGGCTGCTGGCCGCCGCCCGCGCCCAGGGCACGCCCGTGGTGCACGTCGTCAACGACGGCGGCGTGGGCACCCCGTACGACATCCGCGCCGAGATCGGCGCCATCAGCCCCGAAGTGGCCCCGGTCGAGGGGGAGCCGGTCGTGGTCAAGCAGTTCCCCGACGCCTTCCACAACACCGACCTGGAGAAGACCCTGCGTGACCTCGGCGCGGGCCCGGACCTGGTCCTGGCCGGATTCATGACGCACATGTGCGTCAGCTTCACCGCGCAGGGCGCCTTCCGCCTCGGCTACCGCCCCACCGTCGTCGCAGAAGCCACCGCCACCCGGTCCCTCACAGCCCCGGACGGCACCACCCTGCCCGCCGCCACCCTCCACAACGCCGCCCTGACCACCATCGCCGACCTGTTCGGCACCGTCGCGCCGCGAGTGCGGGACCTCACGGCCTGA
- a CDS encoding DinB family protein codes for MTASDPKDDLHFYLQSAREALLWKLEGLSEYDVRRPLTPTGTNLLGLVKHAAGVELGYFGDTFGRPSGEPRPWLAEDADPNADMWATADESREQIVELYRRAWAHADATIDALALDTIGRVPWWPEGRDEVTLHHAVVRVIADTHRHAGHADILRELLDGAVGMNQHNDSMPPGDAAWWEDYRSRLERAAEEAGRDA; via the coding sequence ATGACCGCATCGGATCCCAAAGACGACCTTCACTTCTACCTGCAATCCGCCCGTGAGGCCCTGCTCTGGAAGCTCGAAGGGCTCTCCGAGTACGACGTTCGCCGCCCGCTGACCCCGACCGGCACCAACCTCCTGGGCCTGGTCAAGCACGCGGCCGGCGTGGAGCTGGGCTACTTCGGCGACACGTTCGGACGGCCGTCGGGCGAGCCGCGGCCCTGGCTCGCCGAGGACGCCGATCCCAACGCGGACATGTGGGCCACCGCCGACGAGTCACGCGAGCAGATCGTGGAGCTGTACCGCCGGGCGTGGGCACACGCGGACGCCACGATCGACGCCCTGGCGCTGGACACGATCGGCAGGGTGCCGTGGTGGCCCGAGGGCAGGGACGAGGTGACGCTGCATCATGCCGTGGTGCGCGTGATCGCCGATACGCACCGCCACGCCGGGCACGCCGACATCCTGCGCGAACTCCTGGACGGTGCCGTCGGGATGAACCAGCACAACGACAGCATGCCGCCGGGCGACGCGGCGTGGTGGGAGGACTATCGAAGCCGCCTGGAGCGTGCGGCCGAGGAAGCCGGCCGGGACGCGTGA